The following coding sequences lie in one Apteryx mantelli isolate bAptMan1 chromosome 6, bAptMan1.hap1, whole genome shotgun sequence genomic window:
- the TMEM169 gene encoding transmembrane protein 169, whose product MPSEMLESNSGMEETVQKENKPGTQSPRRGSVRRAVATTVTFDGEATMDRRKKKKKESRPESIIVYRSENENKVEEEQADEEGGERSSEEGSKFLGHSMADGVWSMPLDSRYVTLTGTITRGKKKGQMVDIHVTLTDKELQELAKSKEPPKEDVPEKKKTCDVGLDRGPHIILWTIICLPIIFVVSFVVSFYYGTITWYNIFLVYNEERTFWHKITFCPFLIIFYPIIIMVVSFSLGLYSAVTQVTWSFGDWWHAVRDMEKGFCGWLCSKLGLEDCSPYSIVELLDSDNISGSLSGKSSAQGVETSAV is encoded by the exons ATGCCAAGTGAGATGCTTGAGAGCAACAGTGGGATGGAGGAGACAGTGCAGAAAGAGAACAAGCCTGGAACCCAGAGCCCTCGCCGCGGCTCTGTGAGGAGGGCTGTGGCAACGACTGTCACCTTTGATGGAGAAGCTACTATGGAccggaggaaaaagaagaagaaagagtccCGTCCTGAGTCAATAATAGTATATCGGTCAGAGAACGAGAATAAGGTGGAAGAAGAGCAGGCAGATgaagaaggaggggagaggagctcCGAGGAAGGCTCCAAGTTCCTGGGTCATTCCATGGCGGATG GTGTCTGGAGTATGCCTTTAGACAGCCGATATGTCACCTTGACTGGAACAATCACCAGGGGAAAGAAGAAGGGTCAGATGGTGGACATCCATGTAACACTAACAGATAAAGAGCTGCAGGAACTGGCTAAGTCAAAGGAACCTCCTAAAGAGGACGTACCTGAGAAGAAAAAGACATGTGATGTTGGGCTGGACAGAGGTCCTCACATCATCCTCTGGACCATTATCTGCCTCCCCATCATTTTTGTAGTGTCCTTTGTGGTTTCATTCTACTATGGAACCATTACATGGTACAACATCTTCTTGGTGTACAATGAAGAGAGGACCTTCTGGCACAAAATCACCTTTTGCCCCTTTTTGATCATCTTCTATCCAATTATAATCATGGTTGTGTCTTTTTCCCTAGGCCTGTACTCAGCTGTGACCCAGGTAACATGGTCCTTTGGGGACTGGTGGCATGCTGTCAGGGATATGGAGAAGGGCTTCTGTGGCTGGCTCTGCAGCAAGCTAGGTTTGGAAGATTGCTCTCCCTACAGCATTGTTGAGCTGCTAGATTCTGACAATATCTCAGGTAGTCTCTCTGGTAAGAGCTCTGCGCAGGGAGTTGAGACTTCAGCAGTCTGA